The Pseudosulfitobacter pseudonitzschiae genome includes a region encoding these proteins:
- a CDS encoding sarcosine oxidase subunit gamma encodes MSNTLSALNGATYADGIAQVREIGLQGMLTLRGDLASAAIKSAATGAAGMDMPAPNHANCKENNGICWMSPDELLVLCPRDTVADTLAQMNTRLAKAFALCVDVSDARAVFELSGPNAREVLAKLVPVDLSPAGFTEGMFRRSRMAQIPAAFWLHAPDTFRIITFRSNAQYAFDLLKVAAQPGSEVGFF; translated from the coding sequence ATGTCTAATACTCTCAGCGCCTTGAACGGTGCAACTTATGCAGATGGAATCGCCCAAGTGCGCGAGATCGGCCTGCAAGGCATGCTCACCCTGCGCGGGGATCTGGCCAGTGCCGCGATCAAATCCGCAGCCACCGGTGCTGCGGGCATGGACATGCCTGCGCCCAATCACGCCAACTGCAAGGAGAATAACGGCATCTGCTGGATGAGCCCCGACGAGCTGTTGGTGCTGTGCCCGCGCGACACGGTCGCCGATACCCTCGCGCAGATGAACACCCGTCTGGCGAAAGCGTTTGCGCTGTGCGTCGATGTGTCGGACGCCCGCGCGGTGTTTGAACTTAGCGGCCCCAACGCGCGCGAGGTATTGGCCAAGCTGGTGCCGGTCGATCTATCGCCTGCCGGTTTCACCGAAGGTATGTTCCGCCGGAGCCGCATGGCGCAGATCCCTGCGGCCTTCTGGCTGCACGCACCTGACACGTTCCGCATCATCACCTTTCGCAGCAACGCGCAATATGCGTTTGATCTGTTGAAAGTGGCGGCCCAGCCGGGGTCAGAGGTCGGTTTTTTCTAG
- a CDS encoding sarcosine oxidase subunit beta family protein, which translates to MKRYSAFAIAREAARHHTGWDRAWRDAQPKAKYDVIIVGAGGHGLATAYYLGKNFGITNVAILEKGWLGGGNTGRNTTIIRSNYLQDPSAAIYEKSRSLYETMSQDLNYNVMFSPRGVIMLAQTQHEVRGYQRTAHANALQGVTTQFIGPQKVKELVPIINIDGPRYPVLGGLYQARGGTARHDAVAWGYARACSDMGMDVIQRCEVTGVRTEGGKVVGVDTTRGAIDCDKLGGVVAGHSGHLCEMAGFRLPIESVALQALVSEPIKPCMDVVVMANTVHGYLSQSDKGEMVIGGGTDGYNNYTQRGSFHHVEETVRALIETFPMISRLKMLRQWGGIVDVTGDRSPILSKTPIEGMFLNCGWGTGGFKAIPGSGWAMAELMAKGQSPLTDEFSMHRFREGKFIDESVAAGVAH; encoded by the coding sequence ATGAAACGTTATTCAGCCTTTGCCATCGCCCGCGAGGCCGCGCGCCATCACACCGGATGGGACCGTGCATGGCGTGACGCCCAGCCCAAAGCCAAATACGATGTGATCATAGTTGGCGCAGGCGGGCACGGGCTGGCCACCGCCTATTACCTTGGCAAGAATTTTGGCATCACCAATGTGGCGATTCTGGAAAAGGGCTGGCTGGGCGGCGGCAACACAGGCCGCAACACCACGATCATCCGGTCGAACTATCTTCAGGATCCTTCGGCGGCGATCTATGAAAAATCCCGCAGCCTGTATGAAACCATGTCGCAGGATCTGAACTATAATGTCATGTTCAGCCCGCGCGGCGTCATCATGCTGGCCCAGACCCAGCACGAGGTGCGCGGTTATCAGCGCACGGCCCATGCCAATGCGCTGCAAGGGGTCACAACCCAGTTCATAGGCCCGCAAAAGGTCAAGGAACTGGTGCCGATCATCAACATCGACGGCCCACGCTATCCGGTGCTGGGGGGACTGTATCAGGCCCGCGGCGGCACCGCGCGCCATGATGCGGTGGCGTGGGGCTATGCGCGGGCCTGTTCCGACATGGGCATGGACGTAATCCAGCGCTGCGAAGTGACCGGCGTGCGCACCGAAGGCGGCAAGGTCGTGGGCGTCGACACCACGCGTGGGGCCATCGACTGTGACAAACTGGGCGGCGTGGTTGCGGGGCATTCGGGCCACCTGTGCGAAATGGCGGGCTTTCGCCTGCCGATCGAATCCGTCGCCCTGCAGGCCCTTGTCAGCGAACCCATCAAACCCTGTATGGATGTGGTTGTCATGGCCAACACCGTCCACGGCTATCTGTCGCAATCAGACAAAGGCGAGATGGTCATCGGCGGTGGCACTGACGGCTATAACAATTACACTCAGCGCGGCAGCTTCCACCACGTCGAGGAAACCGTGCGTGCGCTGATCGAAACCTTTCCGATGATCTCGCGGTTGAAGATGTTGCGCCAGTGGGGCGGGATTGTGGACGTGACGGGCGACCGGTCACCCATTCTGTCGAAAACCCCGATCGAGGGTATGTTCCTCAACTGCGGCTGGGGCACCGGCGGGTTCAAGGCGATCCCCGGATCGGGTTGGGCGATGGCCGAACTGATGGCCAAGGGTCAGTCGCCGTTGACCGATGAATTCTCCATGCACCGCTTCCGCGAAGGCAAGTTTATTGACGAAAGCGTTGCCGCAGGGGTGGCGCACTGA
- a CDS encoding sarcosine oxidase subunit alpha family protein, which yields MSTRLATGGRLLNKSRAVPFTFNGKHMKGFEGDTLASALLANDQMLVGRSFKYHRPRGIVASGAEEPNGLVNLGQGGRFEPNQRVTTTELFDGLSAKSQNHWPSLEFDVGALNTQMSRFMPAGFYYKTFMYPRPLWKHVYEPFIRKAAGLGAAPKDRDADTYEHFYAFCDVLVIGGGVAGLQAAKAAADTGARVMLIEQTAHWGGRAPVDGGEIAGKPVDNYVDETVAALRAMDNVTLRRRMMGAGVYDHGYVLGYERLTDHAPDTAGPRHRLWRIRAGQIVTATGAIERPLSFSGNDIPGVMLASAVRDYVTNFGVSPGDRTVVVTNNDNAYLTAITLKHAGLDVSAILDARVLPTDSALMEQAKALGIRVLMGYGVATVLGGKRVTGVAVCSQAGEGSVLEEIPCDVVAMSGGWSPVVHLWSHCGGKLVWDAAQAAFKPDVDKAPTGADGLPFVTAAGSASGMLLLGDVLADADAAGKAAAAAAGHKTDQNAATSPKSNDTPEAPMAPVWLMPHGAGIKLRSKAWLDYQNDVKVSDVQLAAQEGFQSVEHAKRYTTLGMATDQGKLSNINGLAILSDSLNQPIPQTGTTTFRPPYTPISMGAIGGEARGDVFQPLRRTPMHDWHDENGAEWEPVGQWRRPYAYVRSGETTHDAVMRETKNTREALGLLDASTLGKIIVRGPDAGKFLDMMYTNMMSTLKQGKCRYGLMCDENGFLIDDGVVARIDDDTWLCHTTTGGAERIHAHMEEWLQTEWWTWQVYVANVTEQYAQIAVVGPKARVALEHLGGMDVSADALGFMDWADGTLGGFDVRVYRISFSGELSYEIAVKASQGQALWDALMAVGAGLGVMPYGTECLHILRAEKGFIMIGDETDGTVIPQDLGLHWAISKKKEDFIGKRGQQRSHMVDPARWQLVGLETVDGSTLPDGAYAVGEGTNANGQRETQGRVTSTYHSPNLERGIAMGLVLNGPDRMGEVLGFPGTDGTEYKAKIVSPVFYDPEGEKPNV from the coding sequence ATGAGCACTCGTCTTGCCACAGGCGGCCGCCTGCTGAACAAATCCCGCGCCGTGCCATTCACCTTCAATGGCAAACACATGAAGGGTTTCGAGGGCGACACGCTGGCCTCGGCCCTGTTGGCCAACGACCAGATGCTGGTGGGCCGCAGTTTCAAATACCACCGTCCACGCGGCATTGTCGCCAGCGGTGCAGAGGAACCCAACGGGCTGGTGAACCTCGGGCAGGGGGGCCGGTTCGAGCCGAACCAGCGCGTCACCACAACCGAGCTGTTCGACGGGCTGAGCGCCAAAAGCCAGAACCACTGGCCCAGTCTGGAATTTGATGTGGGCGCGCTGAACACGCAAATGTCGCGATTCATGCCTGCGGGGTTCTACTACAAGACGTTCATGTACCCGCGTCCGCTGTGGAAACACGTCTACGAGCCGTTTATTCGCAAGGCCGCAGGTCTGGGCGCCGCACCCAAAGACCGCGACGCGGACACCTACGAACATTTCTACGCCTTTTGCGATGTTCTGGTGATCGGCGGCGGTGTGGCCGGTTTGCAGGCAGCCAAGGCTGCTGCCGACACCGGCGCACGCGTCATGCTGATTGAACAGACCGCCCACTGGGGCGGGCGCGCGCCCGTGGACGGCGGCGAGATCGCTGGCAAGCCTGTGGATAACTACGTGGATGAAACCGTGGCGGCCTTGCGTGCGATGGACAATGTCACGTTGCGACGCCGGATGATGGGGGCGGGTGTTTACGACCACGGCTATGTTCTGGGCTACGAGCGTCTGACCGATCACGCGCCCGATACCGCAGGCCCGCGCCACCGGCTGTGGCGCATCCGTGCGGGGCAGATCGTGACCGCCACAGGGGCCATCGAACGCCCGCTCAGCTTTTCCGGAAACGACATTCCGGGGGTCATGTTGGCATCGGCTGTGCGCGACTATGTCACCAATTTCGGCGTGTCGCCGGGCGACCGCACGGTTGTTGTGACAAACAACGACAACGCTTACCTTACGGCAATCACCTTGAAACACGCAGGATTAGACGTGTCGGCCATCCTTGATGCGCGGGTTCTGCCGACTGACAGCGCGCTGATGGAACAGGCCAAGGCTTTGGGCATTAGGGTGTTGATGGGCTACGGTGTCGCGACCGTCTTGGGGGGCAAGCGCGTGACCGGCGTTGCGGTCTGTTCGCAGGCTGGCGAAGGGTCGGTTCTGGAAGAGATTCCATGCGATGTTGTGGCCATGTCGGGCGGCTGGTCGCCGGTGGTTCACCTGTGGTCGCACTGTGGTGGTAAACTGGTCTGGGACGCGGCCCAAGCGGCGTTCAAGCCGGATGTGGACAAAGCACCGACAGGCGCTGACGGTCTGCCCTTTGTGACCGCCGCAGGCAGTGCCAGCGGAATGTTGCTGCTGGGCGATGTGCTGGCCGATGCCGACGCCGCAGGCAAAGCCGCGGCAGCCGCCGCCGGCCACAAAACGGACCAAAATGCAGCCACTTCCCCCAAGTCCAACGATACCCCCGAGGCTCCGATGGCCCCTGTCTGGCTTATGCCGCACGGGGCGGGGATCAAGCTGCGCAGCAAGGCGTGGCTGGACTATCAGAACGACGTCAAGGTCAGCGACGTGCAACTGGCCGCCCAAGAGGGATTCCAGTCGGTTGAACATGCCAAACGCTATACCACGCTGGGCATGGCGACGGATCAGGGCAAGCTGAGCAATATCAACGGTTTGGCGATCCTGTCGGACAGTCTGAATCAACCGATCCCGCAGACCGGAACCACCACCTTCCGCCCGCCCTATACGCCGATCTCGATGGGTGCCATCGGCGGCGAGGCGCGCGGCGATGTGTTCCAGCCCCTGCGCCGTACACCGATGCACGACTGGCACGATGAAAACGGTGCCGAATGGGAACCCGTCGGCCAGTGGCGTCGCCCTTATGCCTATGTGCGCAGCGGCGAAACCACCCATGATGCGGTAATGCGCGAGACCAAGAACACCCGCGAAGCGCTTGGCCTGCTGGACGCAAGCACGCTGGGCAAGATCATCGTGCGCGGGCCGGATGCGGGCAAGTTTCTGGACATGATGTACACCAACATGATGTCGACGCTGAAACAGGGCAAATGCCGCTATGGCCTGATGTGCGATGAAAACGGGTTTCTCATTGACGACGGCGTTGTGGCGCGCATCGACGACGACACATGGCTGTGCCATACCACCACCGGCGGGGCCGAGCGTATCCATGCCCATATGGAGGAATGGCTGCAAACCGAATGGTGGACGTGGCAGGTTTACGTTGCCAACGTGACCGAACAATACGCCCAGATCGCCGTGGTGGGCCCTAAGGCACGTGTCGCGCTTGAACATCTGGGTGGTATGGACGTCAGCGCCGATGCCCTGGGCTTTATGGATTGGGCAGATGGCACGCTGGGCGGGTTTGACGTGCGGGTTTACCGTATCTCGTTCTCGGGCGAGCTGAGCTATGAAATCGCGGTAAAGGCTTCGCAGGGGCAAGCGCTGTGGGATGCGCTGATGGCCGTTGGCGCGGGTTTGGGCGTGATGCCCTATGGCACCGAATGTCTGCACATCCTGCGCGCGGAAAAAGGGTTCATCATGATCGGTGACGAAACCGACGGCACCGTGATCCCGCAGGATCTGGGTCTGCACTGGGCGATTTCGAAGAAGAAAGAAGACTTTATCGGCAAGCGGGGCCAACAGCGCAGCCATATGGTCGATCCGGCCCGCTGGCAGTTGGTGGGGCTGGAAACCGTTGATGGATCGACCCTGCCGGACGGGGCCTATGCTGTCGGCGAGGGCACCAATGCCAACGGCCAGCGCGAGACGCAGGGCCGTGTGACCTCGACCTATCACTCGCCCAATCTGGAGCGGGGGATTGCAATGGGTCTGGTGCTGAACGGTCCCGACCGCATGGGCGAGGTTCTGGGTTTTCCCGGCACCGATGGCACTGAGTATAAAGCCAAGATCGTCAGCCCCGTGTTTTATGATCCCGAAGGGGAGAAGCCGAATGTCTAA
- a CDS encoding sarcosine oxidase subunit delta encodes MLILTCPCCGMTGEETEFHAGGEAHLQRFGPGSTEDQFEEYLFMRENPKGVHFERWRHVNGCGKWFHAARSTTTLEVYGTYAAQTHEPPQTLRDKITAKVPGWTWREFQ; translated from the coding sequence ATGTTGATCCTGACCTGTCCCTGCTGCGGCATGACCGGCGAAGAGACCGAATTTCACGCAGGCGGTGAAGCGCACCTGCAACGCTTTGGCCCAGGATCGACCGAGGACCAGTTCGAAGAGTATCTGTTCATGCGCGAAAACCCAAAGGGCGTGCATTTCGAACGCTGGCGTCACGTCAACGGCTGCGGCAAGTGGTTTCACGCCGCGCGCAGCACCACCACGCTTGAGGTTTACGGCACCTATGCCGCCCAAACCCACGAGCCACCCCAAACCCTTCGTGACAAGATAACCGCCAAAGTTCCCGGCTGGACATGGAGAGAGTTCCAATGA